The Manihot esculenta cultivar AM560-2 chromosome 1, M.esculenta_v8, whole genome shotgun sequence genome has a window encoding:
- the LOC110626082 gene encoding UDP-glucose 4-epimerase 5 — MVKNILVTGGAGYIGSHTVLQLLLGGYSVVVVDNLDNSSAVALERVKELAGEHGKNLSFHQVDLRDKPALEKVFSQTKFDAAIHFAGLKAVGESVEKPLLYFDNNVIGTITLLEVMAAHGCKKLVFSSSATVYGWPKEVPCTEEFPLFAMNPYGRTKLFIEEICRDIYRSDSEWKIILLRYFNPVGAHPSGLIGEDPRGIPNNLMPYVQQVAVGRRPHLTVFGNDHSTKDGTGVRDYIHVVDLADGHIAALRKLSDAKIGCDVYNLGTGKGTSVLEMVAAFEKASGKKIPLVMAGRRPGDAEIVYASTEKAERELKWKAKYGIGEMCKDQWNWASKNPYGFGSPETK, encoded by the exons ATGGTGAAGAATATTCTGGTCACCGGTGGCGCTGGTTACATTGGGAGTCACACGGTGCTTCAACTCCTGTTAGGCGGTTACTCCGTCGTCGTTGTAGATAATCTCGATAATTCTTCCGCTGTCGCTCTCGAAAGAGTCAAGGAACTCGCCGGTGAACACGGCAAGAACCTCTCCTTTCACCAG GTAGATCTCCGCGACAAGCCAGCTCTGGAAAAAGTTTTCTCCCAAACCAA ATTTGATGCTGCCATCCACTTTGCTGGGCTCAAGGCAGTTGGTGAGAGTGTGGAGAAACCATTGCTTTATTTTGACAACAATGTTATTGGAACAATTACATTGCTGGAAGTAATGGCTGCCCATGGATGCAAGAAG cttGTGTTTTCTTCATCAGCTACTGTTTACGGTTGGCCAAAGGAGGTTCCATGTACAGAAGAATTCCCTCTTTTTGCAATGAACCCATATGGTAGAACCAAG CTTTTCATTGAAGAGATTTGTCGTGATATCTACCGTTCAGATTCTGAATGGAAGATCATATTGCTAAGGTACTTCAATCCTGTTGGTGCACATCCTAGTGGCCTTATTGGTGAGGATCCCCGTGGAATTCCAAACAATCTCATGCCCTACGTGCAGCAGGTTGCTGTTGGCAGACGTCCTCATCTGACAGTCTTTGGAAATGACCATTCAACAAAGGATGGTACTGGG GTACGTGACTATATTCATGTTGTGGACTTGGCAGATGGTCACATTGCTGCATTGCGTAAGCTCTCCGATGCTAAAATAG GCTGTGACGTATATAACTTGGGAACAGGAAAAGGAACATCAGTTTTGGAGATGGTTGCAGCATTTGAAAAGGCATCCGGAAAG AAAATTCCTCTTGTAATGGCTGGACGGCGTCCTGGTGATGCTGAAATTGTTTACGCATCTACAGAAAAGGCTGAACGGGAATTGAAGTGGAA GGCAAAATATGGCATCGGTGAGATGTGCAAGGACCAGTGGAACTGGGCCAGCAAGAACCCTTATGGCTTTGGATCTCCTGAGACCAAATAG